Proteins co-encoded in one Malus domestica chromosome 09, GDT2T_hap1 genomic window:
- the LOC103444443 gene encoding squamosa promoter-binding-like protein 3, which produces MEGMSKLDLNKQMGEKPRVVAVVKKEEEEFDGELQVDRKKKGGLKRSLSSSLSSGGGGGGAMRRCQADRCTADLSEEKQYHRKHKVCDLHSKSQVVLVSGLHQRFCQQCSRFHQLPEFDDTKRSCRRRLAGHNERRRKNPAESHAVEGSSCNVGAGTQFKDVCGQVDDSGRIRITIPGNSIHKHFHIR; this is translated from the exons ATGGAGGGAATGAGTAAGTTGGACTTGAACAAGCAGATGGGGGAGAAGCCGCgggtggtggcggtggtgaagaaggaggaggaggaatttGATGGTGAGCTGCAAGTAGACAGGAAGAAGAAAGGAGGCTTGAAGAGATCGTTGTCCTCGTCCTTGTCATCCGGTGGAGGAGGAGGCGGCGCGATGAGACGGTGTCAGGCGGACAGGTGCACAGCTGATCTGAGTGAAGAAAAGCAGTATCATAGAAAGCAtaaggtttgtgaccttcattCCAAGTCTCAGGTTGTGCTTGTCTCTGGCCTCCACCAAAGGTTTTGCCAGCAATGCAGCAG ATTTCATCAGCTACCAGAATTCGACGACACCAAAAGGAGTTGTCGCAGGCGTCTGGCAGGACACAACGAACGACGAAGGAAGAATCCAGCCGAGTCTCATGCAGTTGAAGGCTCAAGCTGCAATGTTGGTGCAGGGACTCAGTTCAAGGATGTATGCGGGCAGGTCGATGACAGCGGAAGAATTCGGATAACCATTCCAGGAAATTCAATTCACAAGCATTTCCATATCAGATAA
- the LOC103444441 gene encoding putative E3 ubiquitin-protein ligase RING1a isoform X1 — translation MPSQKRSSPEQHSDDEDHRHHQRPKQSRPQDEHQLLQQEEEEEEEEVAVEEKDEDDEHDADSDGSASSTSQETPEFIFIQLPELRKDVHCPICLGIIKKTRTVMGCLHRFCRECIDKSMRMGYILNNECPACRTHCASRRSLRDDPKYDALIAALYPDIEKYEEEELAFHQEERTRNEQIQASIAKVFEQQSEALIKRRASGKDTPDSFPVRPQRNSRSSVLRRRNSRATDIQGYKDNEDDNDNDNNNMGKNLSSTDDRREVRPRRRRRRAGFRSSQPTSSLANSSGGCTENDIEGKRENHGISPGVVWSSEMLVWGRGGARSHTRHGIASGCNSKNSRSTRISKLVDYLRSLEENNDELDVHLLLVPKDTSRTPKLQQPHLCCRPSLSVKHLCEYVSHQTSLRAEEVELLEVPQSFNHISDDEELDPDSVIDPFKNDLKILQEEETLAEVRANSISCRDYLIIAYRRKEIS, via the exons ATGCCTTCACAGAAGCGTTCGTCACCAGAGCAGCACAGCGACGATGAAGACCATCGCCACCACCAACGACCCAAGCAATCTCGACCGCAAGATGAACACCAACTGctgcaacaagaagaagaagaggaagaagaagaagtagcaGTAGAAGAAAAAGATGAAGACGACGAACACGATGCCG ATTCTGATGGCAGCGCATCTTCTACTTCTCAAGAAACTCCCGA ATTTATATTCATACAACTGCCAGAACTCCGTAAAGATGTACACTGTCCAATATGTCTTG GAATTATTAAGAAAACACGAACTGTAATGGGATGCCTACACAGGTTTTGCAGGGAATGTATCGACAAGTCAATGCGAATGGGGTATATACT GAACAATGAGTGTCCTGCTTGTCGCACACACTGTGCAAGTCGGCGTTCATTGAGAGATGATCCAAAGTATGATGCCCTAATAGCAGCTTTATATCCAGATATTGAGAAGTATGAGGAGGAG GAATTGGCTTTCCATCAGGAGGAGAGGACTCGGAACGAGCAG ATCCAAGCATCAATTGCCAAAGTTTTTGAACAACAATCAGAAGCTCTAATCAAGAGACGCGCATCTGGAAAAGATACACCAGATTCGTTTCCTGTGAGACCGCAGCGCAATAGTCGGAGTTCTGTTTTAAGGAGACGGAACTCTCGAGCCACTGATATTCAAGGATATAAAGACAATGAGGATGATAATGACAATGACAATAATAACATGGGCAAAAATTTATCTTCCACTGATGACCGGCGTGAAGTTAGGCCAAGACGGCGGAGAAGACGGGCAGGATTTCGATCCTCTCAGCCTACTTCATCTCTGGCCAATTCAAGTGGAGGATGCACTGAAAATGATATAGAAGGGAAACGAGAGAACCACGGAATTTCACCTGGTGTTGTCTGGAGCTCTGAAATGCTTGTTTGGGGGCGGGGTGGTGCCCGGAGTCACACACGGCATGGCATTGCTAGTGGTTGCAACAGTAAGAATTCTCGGAGCACTCGCATTTCGAAGTTGGTTGATTATCTCCGGAGCTTAGAGGAAAACAATGATGAG TTAGATGTTCATCTCTTGCTTGTTCCTAAGGATACAAGTCGTACACCAAAGTTGCAGCAGCCACACCTTTGCTGTCGGCCGAGTTTGTCAGTGAAGCACCTTTGTGAA TATGTTTCTCACCAGACGTCGTTGAGGGCTGAAGAAGTTGAATTATTAGAAGTGCCTCAGAGTTTCAATCACATTTCTGATGATGAGGAATTGGATCCGGATTCTGTGATAGATCCGTTCAAAAATGACCTGAAAattctgcaagaagaagaaacttTGGCAGAGGTTAGAGCCAATAGCATTTCTTGCAGGGACTATTTG ATTATAGCATACAGGCGGAAGGAGATTAGTTAG
- the LOC103444441 gene encoding putative E3 ubiquitin-protein ligase RING1a isoform X2 yields MPSQKRSSPEQHSDDEDHRHHQRPKQSRPQDEHQLLQQEEEEEEEEVAVEEKDEDDEHDADSDGSASSTSQETPEFIFIQLPELRKDVHCPICLGIIKKTRTVMGCLHRFCRECIDKSMRMGNNECPACRTHCASRRSLRDDPKYDALIAALYPDIEKYEEEELAFHQEERTRNEQIQASIAKVFEQQSEALIKRRASGKDTPDSFPVRPQRNSRSSVLRRRNSRATDIQGYKDNEDDNDNDNNNMGKNLSSTDDRREVRPRRRRRRAGFRSSQPTSSLANSSGGCTENDIEGKRENHGISPGVVWSSEMLVWGRGGARSHTRHGIASGCNSKNSRSTRISKLVDYLRSLEENNDELDVHLLLVPKDTSRTPKLQQPHLCCRPSLSVKHLCEYVSHQTSLRAEEVELLEVPQSFNHISDDEELDPDSVIDPFKNDLKILQEEETLAEVRANSISCRDYLIIAYRRKEIS; encoded by the exons ATGCCTTCACAGAAGCGTTCGTCACCAGAGCAGCACAGCGACGATGAAGACCATCGCCACCACCAACGACCCAAGCAATCTCGACCGCAAGATGAACACCAACTGctgcaacaagaagaagaagaggaagaagaagaagtagcaGTAGAAGAAAAAGATGAAGACGACGAACACGATGCCG ATTCTGATGGCAGCGCATCTTCTACTTCTCAAGAAACTCCCGA ATTTATATTCATACAACTGCCAGAACTCCGTAAAGATGTACACTGTCCAATATGTCTTG GAATTATTAAGAAAACACGAACTGTAATGGGATGCCTACACAGGTTTTGCAGGGAATGTATCGACAAGTCAATGCGAATGGG GAACAATGAGTGTCCTGCTTGTCGCACACACTGTGCAAGTCGGCGTTCATTGAGAGATGATCCAAAGTATGATGCCCTAATAGCAGCTTTATATCCAGATATTGAGAAGTATGAGGAGGAG GAATTGGCTTTCCATCAGGAGGAGAGGACTCGGAACGAGCAG ATCCAAGCATCAATTGCCAAAGTTTTTGAACAACAATCAGAAGCTCTAATCAAGAGACGCGCATCTGGAAAAGATACACCAGATTCGTTTCCTGTGAGACCGCAGCGCAATAGTCGGAGTTCTGTTTTAAGGAGACGGAACTCTCGAGCCACTGATATTCAAGGATATAAAGACAATGAGGATGATAATGACAATGACAATAATAACATGGGCAAAAATTTATCTTCCACTGATGACCGGCGTGAAGTTAGGCCAAGACGGCGGAGAAGACGGGCAGGATTTCGATCCTCTCAGCCTACTTCATCTCTGGCCAATTCAAGTGGAGGATGCACTGAAAATGATATAGAAGGGAAACGAGAGAACCACGGAATTTCACCTGGTGTTGTCTGGAGCTCTGAAATGCTTGTTTGGGGGCGGGGTGGTGCCCGGAGTCACACACGGCATGGCATTGCTAGTGGTTGCAACAGTAAGAATTCTCGGAGCACTCGCATTTCGAAGTTGGTTGATTATCTCCGGAGCTTAGAGGAAAACAATGATGAG TTAGATGTTCATCTCTTGCTTGTTCCTAAGGATACAAGTCGTACACCAAAGTTGCAGCAGCCACACCTTTGCTGTCGGCCGAGTTTGTCAGTGAAGCACCTTTGTGAA TATGTTTCTCACCAGACGTCGTTGAGGGCTGAAGAAGTTGAATTATTAGAAGTGCCTCAGAGTTTCAATCACATTTCTGATGATGAGGAATTGGATCCGGATTCTGTGATAGATCCGTTCAAAAATGACCTGAAAattctgcaagaagaagaaacttTGGCAGAGGTTAGAGCCAATAGCATTTCTTGCAGGGACTATTTG ATTATAGCATACAGGCGGAAGGAGATTAGTTAG
- the LOC103444442 gene encoding protein TPX2, producing the protein MADQEPNAPAPTATGMIVDDTYEFSAPRFFDFIRDESEDDRRKAELWFDCALAYAPSPFMPKIKAGRSFTIESMCDFGEAEQMQNVNLESSSDLKADDKSIETKPKSDIMPAVVADKSIETEPKSEIVPAEVVETIPREAKEEGNISQFIVSADKSISQVDKDEDKCTSGNGSVLGTVSSNKKAVLISGKENSKPIIQVEIEACTPKPPMSYSTKHQTAKKIASMVRNPSALKQKSHLQSSQTKNIKPNSVKRETHVKNATGTPLLVQENQAIKRQKLDEGRSRQILNPKPHALPHKSKLGHTCSSAAVKKEDRKVYVREPASPFVSMAEMMKRFQSSTRDLSLPHTKPKLTLTRPKEPEFETSQRVRSVRVKSTAELEEEMMAKIPKFKARPLNKKILESPSLPAMPRSTPQPPEFHEFHLETMARANQNAETSSIASTEMSRQNNPWKPHHLTEPKTPMLHTSLRARPPRVKSSLEIEQEELERIPKFKAKPLNKKIFESKGDMGVFCNAKKHVTKPQEFHFATNERIPLQSSSVVDLLDKLSLNSELHHNPVPRNTMPNPFHLHTEERGAEKERKFITEVWHKQLEEERARVPKANPYPYTTDYPVIPPKPEPKQCTKPEPFQLESLVRHEEELQREMEERQRKEKEEAQIRVFKAQPILKEDPIPVPEKERKPLTQVQEFNLQVDHRAVDRAEFDQKVREKEMMYKRYREESEAARMVEEEKALKQLRRTLVPHARPVPNFEHPFCPLKCPREATKPKSPHLRVLQRKERRKMMINSAVSSAAAQMR; encoded by the exons ATGGCCGACCAAGAACCCAACGCGCCGGCTCCGACGGCGACGGGGATGATCGTCGACGATACGTACGAGTTCTCGGCTCCGCGCTTCTTCGACTTCATAAGGGACGAGAGCGAAGATGACCGGCGCAAGGCCGAGCTCTGGTTTGACTGCGCTCTCGCTTATGCTCCTTCAC CTTTTATGCCTAAGATCAAGGCTGGTAGATCCTTTACGATCGAGAGCATGTGTGACTTTGGTGAAGCAGAGCAAATGCAGAATGTG AACTTGGAATCATCATCTGACTTAAAAGCTGATGATAAGTCTATCGAAACTAAGCCTAAATCAGACATCATGCCTGCTGTAGTTGCTGATAAGTCTATCGAAACTGAGCCTAAATCAGAGATCGTGCCTGCTGAAGTTGTCGAAACAATCCCCAGGGAAGCGAAAGAagaaggcaacataagccaatTCATa GTCTCAGCTGATAAGAGTATTAGCCAAGTTGACAAAGACGAAGACAAATGCACTAGTGGAAATGGAAG TGTTTTGGGTACAGTATCTTCAAATAAGAAAGCTGTTTTGATCAGTGGTAAGGAGAATAGTAAACCTATCATTCAAGTTGAAATTGAAGCTTGCACTCCAAAACCACCCATGAGTTATTCCACGAAGCACCAGACTGCTAAAAAAATAGCAAGCATGGTCAGAAACCCATCAGCACTGAAGCAAAAAAGTCACTTACAATCATCCCAAACGAAAAACATTAAACCAAATAGTGTGAAAAG AGAAACACATGTGAAGAATGCAACTGGAACTCCACTTTTAGTTCAGGAAAATCAGGCGATAAAGCGGCAGAAATTGGACGAAGGAAGATCTAGACAG ATTCTTAATCCCAAACCCCACGCATTGCCCCACAAGTCAAAACTGGGTCATACATGTTCTTCAGCTGCTGTGAAAAAAGAGGACCGAAAAGTTTATGTTAGGGAACCTGCATCACCATTTGTTTCGATGGCCGAAATGATGAAAAGGTTCCAATCAAGTACCAGAGACTTGTCATTGCCGCAT ACGAAACCCAAACTCACCTTGACTAGGCCTAAGGAGCCTGAATTTGAAACATCCCAGCGTGTTCGCTCAGTGAGAGTAAAGAGTACTGCTgagcttgaagaagagatgatggcTAAAATTCCAAAGTTTAAGGCTCGACCATTAAACAAAAAG ATTCTAGAATCCCCATCATTGCCTGCAATGCCAAGAAGTACGCCCCAGCCACCGGAATTTCAC GAATTCCATTTGGAGACAATGGCAAGGGCCAATCAGAATGCAGAAACATCCTCGATAGCTTCAACCGAAATGTCTCGTCAG AATAATCCATGGAAGCCTCATCATCTTACTGAACCTAAAACCCCTATGCTACACACATCATTGAGGGCTCGTCCACCCAGGGTGAAAAGTTCGTTGGAAATTGAACAGGAAGAACTCGAAAGAATCCCAAAATTCAAGGCCAAGCCTTTGAATAAGAAG ATATTTGAAAGTAAAGGAGATATGGGGGTGTTCTGTAATGCAAAGAAACATGTGACCAAACCTCAGGAATTCCATTTTGCAACAAATGAAAGGATACCGCTGCAATCTTCGTCTGTTGTTGATCTACTTGATAAA CTGTCGCTAAACTCAGAGCTTCACCATAATCCAGTTCCGAGAAACACAATGCCAAACCCATTCCATCTCCACACAGAG GAAAGAGGGGCcgagaaagaaaggaaattcATTACTGAAGTTTGGCACAAGCaattggaagaagaaagagCAAGGGTTCCAAAAGCTAATCCATATCCTTATACTACAGATTACCCTGTG ATCCCACCCAAGCCAGAGCCCAAGcaatgcacaaaaccagaacCTTTCCAACTAGAGAGTTTAGTGAGGCATGAGGAGGAATTGCAAAGGGAAATGGAAGAAAGACAgcggaaggagaaagaagaagccCAGATAAGAGTGTTCAAGGCACAACCAATCTTGAAAGA GGACCCAATTCCTGTTCCCGAAAAAGAGCGCAAGCCTCTCACCCAAGTTCAGGAGTTCAATCTCCAAGTTGATCATCGAGCTGTTGATAGAGCCGAATTTGATCAAAAGGTTAGGGAGAAAGAGATGATGTACAAGAGATACAGAGAAGAGAGCGAGGCAGCGAGAATG GTCGAGGAAGAAAAGGCACTGAAACAACTCAGAAGGACATTGGTACCCCATGCAAGGCCGGTGCCCAACTTTGAGCATCCATTTTGTCCCCTAAA GTGCCCAAGGGAAGCAACAAAACCGAAATCACCACATCTACGTGTGCTCCAGCGAAAAGAAAGACGAAAAATGATGATCAACTCTGCAGTTTCCAGCGCTGCAGCACAGATGCGATGA